In the Quercus lobata isolate SW786 chromosome 5, ValleyOak3.0 Primary Assembly, whole genome shotgun sequence genome, one interval contains:
- the LOC115989416 gene encoding protein phosphatase 2C 16-like, with protein sequence MDEMSSAVSVTLSLGNSMCDDSGIATHVEITRLKLVTDASNLLLDPAKVVSAESVSSGNGNCNDVKSELHGLTMSAPEGSGGGGDDLSGMLPDNGNGSIADDVVMQESEEDGILSVAHDTNGIIRGELLTLDVESEIRLPDIEEIEKVGHAQIVAKAIILVESSIGQVPSGELIVAAVSPDSKISSKSEIKASTVVFQSHMQKNVSKGGIRSVFELDCIPLWGSVSIPGDRPEMEDAVAAVPRFMKIPIKMLIGDRVIDGMKQSLTHVTSHFFAVYDGHGGSQVADYCRDRIHLALDEDIGMIKDNLSDGSMGGNQQVQWEKAFTSCFQKVDDEIAGNVSRGINGNNENASEPVAPETVGSTAVVALVCSSHIIVANCGDSRAVLCRGKEAMALSVDHKPNREDEYARIEASGGKVIQWNGHRVFGVLAMSRSIGDRYLKPWIIPEPEVMFLPRARDDELLILASDGLWDVMTNEEACEVARRQILLWHKKSGSAPLLERGTGIDPAAQAAADRLSILALQRGSKDNISVIVVDLKAQRKFKTKS encoded by the exons atgGATGAGATGTCCTCAGCAGTCTCAGTGACTCTTAGTTTAGGTAATTCTATGTGTGATGACTCAGGAATTGCGACCCATGTGGAAATCACGCGGCTCAAGTTGGTAACAGATGCATCAAATTTGTTGTTGGATCCTGCTAAGGTTGTGTCTGCAGAGTCTGTTTCTAGTGGAAATGGAAATTGCAATGATGTTAAGAGTGAACTTCACGGATTAACCATGTCAGCACCAGAAGGCAGTGGTGGGGGAGGAGATGATTTGTCAGGAATGTTGCCAGATAATGGAAATGGTTCAATTGCTGATGATGTTGTGATGCAGGAAAGTGAGGAAGATGGAATCTTGTCTGTTGCACATGACACTAATGGGATTATTAGAGGGGAGTTGTTAACTTTGGATGTAGAGTCTGAAATAAGATTGCCAGATATTGAGGAAATTGAAAAGGTTGGTCATGCTCAGATTGTTGCTAAGGCTATTATCTTGGTGGAATCAAGTATAGGGCAGGTGCCTTCTGGTGAACTGATTGTCGCAGCAGTTAGCCCAGATTCAAAGATATCTAGTAAATCTGAGATAAAGGCCTCTACAGTGGTTTTCCAGTCACACATGCAGAAGAATGTCAGTAAAGGAGGCATCCGGAGTGTTTTTGAGCTGGACTGTATTCCCCTATGGGGTTCTGTTTCTATTCCTGGAGACAGACCCGAAATGGAAGACGCCGTTGCTGCTGTACCTCGATTTATGAAAATTCCTATCAAAATGCTTATCGGTGATCGTGTGATTGATGGAATGAAGCAAAGTTTGACCCATGTAACCAGTCATTTCTTTGCTGTTTATGATGGCCACGGGGGCTCTCAG GTTGCAGACTATTGTCGAGACCGCATCCATTTGGCTTTGGATGAAGATATTGGAATGATTAAAGACAATTTAAGTGATGGAAGTATGGGGGGAAATCAGCAAGTGCAGTGGGAGAAAGCCTTCACCAGTTGCTTCCAAAAGGTTGATGACGAAATTGCAGGAAATGTTAGTAGAGGCATCAATGGAAACAATGAAAATGCTTCTGAGCCTGTTGCTCCAGAAACTGTTGGATCTACAGCTGTGGTTGCCTTAGTCTGTTCTTCCCATATTATTGTTGCGAACTGTGGTGATTCAAGAGCAGTACTGTGTCGTGGCAAAGAAGCCATGGCATTATCAGTTGATCATAAA cCAAATAGAGAAGATGAATACGCAAGAATTGAGGCATCTGGAGGAAAGGTCATCCAGTGGAATGGGCATCGTGTTTTCGGAGTTCTTGCAATGTCAAGGTCCATTG GTGACAGATATTTGAAACCATGGATTATTCCAGAACCGGAAGTCATGTTTCTTCCCCGCGCCAGAGATGATGAATTGCTCATTTTAGCCAGTGATGGTTTGTGGGATGTGATGACAAATGAGGAAGCTTGTGAAGTGGCTCGAAGGCAGATCCTTCTTTGGCACAAAAAGAGTGGGAGTGCACCTCTTTTGGAGAGGGGCACAGGAATTGATCCTGCAGCGCAAGCAGCAGCAGATCGCCTTTCAATTCTTGCCCTCCAGAGAGGAAGCAAGGATAACATCTCTGTGATTGTGGTGGACTTGAAAGCTCAAAGAAAGTTCAAGACCAAGTCTTAG
- the LOC115992322 gene encoding U-box domain-containing protein 52-like isoform X1, with protein sequence MPSMALSRTSSSLDGSTSTTVIAIDRDKNSQYAVKWAVDNVLSKSSHCILIHVRNQSFLPLDFEEIPKEGRPPTEAELQQLFLPYRGFCARKGIEAKEVILHDIEVSSALIDYISNNSISNIVVGASNRNALTRKFRNADVPSTLLKSAPGFCAVYVISKGKVQTARQAGQPQTPTGTANFNAANSGQHSQRGLHVPNVPPNTQDLEDKNRTSLSHGSRRSVGSDRASFDRSSDSLMMTPNSHYRSSSRSDPTLSMDSFVSATSSQRNSDVSWSLSCQTNNTSVEAFDSFVSSDSPGSSGSSQTPKGLEVEMKRLKHELMQTMEMYNTACREAIVAQKRARELQQLKSAEERKLEQAKLAEEAALALAEVEKQKSKAATEAAEMAQRLADMEVQRRMNAELRARQESEERMKAMDALAHGIFKYRIYTIEEIEAATDDFRNSLKIGEGGYGPVFKGVLDHTVVAIKVLRPDMPQGQKQFQQEVEVLSCIRHPNMVLLLGACPEYGCLVYEYMDNGSLEDRIFRKGNTPPIPWQIRFKIAAEISTALLFLHQTKPEPLVHRDLKPANILLTQNYLSKISDVGLARLVPPSVADSVTQYHMTAAAGTFCYIDPEYQQTGLLGVKSDIYSLGVMLLQIITAKPPMGLSHHVEDAIEKGRFAEILDPTVEDWPVQEALSLAKLALKCCELRKRDRPDLGKVILPELNRLRDIGLVHLSSNRDTIFYGPSSHYSVPEVVPTVSEDEYSDPSIETNIQHRSI encoded by the exons ATGCCATCAATGGCTCTATCTCGAACATCGTCATCATTGGATGGTAGCACTAGCACCACAGTGATTGCCATTGATAGAGACAAGAATAGCCAATATGCTGTGAAATGGGCAGTTGATAACGTTTTGAGCAAAAGTTCCCATTGCATTCTCATTCACGTTCGGAATCAGAGCTTCCTTCCTC TTGATTTTGAAGAGATCCCTAAGGAAGGTCGGCCGCCAACTGAAGCTGAGTTGCAACAGTTGTTCCTTCCCTACCGTGGATTCTGTGCTAGAAAAGGG ATTGAAGCAAAAGAGGTGATCCTTCATGATATCGAGGTTTCAAGCGCACTTATTGATTATATTTCTAACAACTCCATCAGCAATATTGTTGTTGGTGCTTCCAACCGGAATGCTCTTacaag GAAATTTAGAAATGCAGATGTGCCATCTACCTTACTTAAATCTGCACCAGGATTCTGTGCAGTATATGTCATATCAAAAGGAAAAGTTCAGACTGCCCGTCAAGCAGGTCAACCTCAAACACCTACTGGTACAGCTAATTTTAATGCAGCTAATTCCGGGCAACATTCACAAAGGGGACTTCATGTACCTAATGTTCCTCCTAATACCCAAGACCTTGAAGACAAAAACAG AACTTCTTTAAGTCATGGGAGTCGGAGAAGTGTAGGCTCTGACAGAGCATCTTTCGATAGAAGCAGCGATTCCTTGATGATGACACCAAACAGCCACTACAGGTCTAGCAGCAGGTCTGATCCAACACTATCAATGGACAGTTTTGTATCAGCGACTTCATCTCAGAGAAATAGTGACGTTTCGTGGTCATTAAGCTGCCAAACAAACAACACATCTGTTGAAGCTTTTGATTCCTTTGTTAGCTCAGATAGTCCTGGGAGCTCAGGATCCTCACAAACCCCA AAAGGTCTGGAAGTCGAGATGAAGAGATTAAAGCATGAACTGATGCAAACCATGGAAATGTATAACACAGCTTGCAGAGAAGCCATTGTAGCCCAGAAAAGG GCAAGAGAACTTCAGCAATTAAAGTCAGCAGAAGAACGTAAATTAGAGCAAGCCAAGCTTGCTGAAGAGGCTGCATTGGCTTTGGCAGAAGTGGAGAAGCAAAAGTCAAAAGCCGCCACAGAAGCTGCCGAAATGGCACAAAGGTTAGCAGATATGGAGGTACAGAGGAGAATGAATGCAGAACTGAGGGCCAGGCAGGAGTCAGAAGAGAGGATGAAAGCAATGGATGCACTGGCACATGgcatttttaaatatagaatatataCCATCGAAGAAATTGAAGCTGCAACTGATGATTTCAGAAATTCACTGAAGATTGGTGAAGGTGGATATGGACCTGTTTTTAAAGGTGTGCTTGATCACACTGTTGTTGCCATTAAGGTCTTGAGGCCAGACATGCCACAGGGGCAGAAGCAATTCCAACAAGAG GTTGAAGTTCTAAGTTGCATCAGACATCCAAACATGGTTCTCCTTCTAGGTGCCTGCCCAGAGTATGGTTGCCTTGTGTATGAGTACATGGACAATGGCAGCTTAGAAGACCGGATCTTCAGGAAAGGCAACACTCCCCCAATACCATGGCAAATTCGTTTCAAAATAGCTGCTGAAATTTCCActgcccttctttttcttcaccaaACAAAGCCGGAGCCCCTGGTGCATCGTGACCTCAAGCCAGCAAATATTCTCTTAACCCAAAATTACCTGAGCAAGATAAGTGATGTAGGTTTAGCCCGGTTAGTTCCACCATCTGTTGCTGATAGTGTAACTCAATATCACATGACTGCAGCAGCTGGTACATTTTGTTACATTGATCCTGAATATCAACAAACAGGACTATTGGGTGTAAAATCAGATATATATTCACTTGGTGTAATGCTGTTACAAATTATTACAGCTAAACCTCCAATGGGGTTATCCCATCATGTTGAGGACGCCATTGAGAAAGGAAGATTTGCAGAGATACTTGATCCCACAGTGGAAGATTGGCCTGTCCAAGAGGCTCTATCACTTGCTAAACTTGCTCTAAAGTGCTGTGAGCTGAGGAAGAGAGATAGGCCGGACCTTGGTAAAGTTATTTTGCCAGAGCTAAACCGCTTAAGAGATATTGGTTTGGTTCATCTGTCCAGTAACAGAGATACCATTTTCTATGGACCAAGCTCTCATTATTCAGTCCCAGAAGTTGTACCAACTGTGAGTGAG GATGAATATAGCGATCCTAGCATTGAAACTAACATCCAACATAGATCAATATGA
- the LOC115992322 gene encoding U-box domain-containing protein 52-like isoform X2 yields MPSMALSRTSSSLDGSTSTTVIAIDRDKNSQYAVKWAVDNVLSKSSHCILIHVRNQSFLPLDFEEIPKEGRPPTEAELQQLFLPYRGFCARKGIEAKEVILHDIEVSSALIDYISNNSISNIVVGASNRNALTRKFRNADVPSTLLKSAPGFCAVYVISKGKVQTARQAGQPQTPTGTANFNAANSGQHSQRGLHVPNVPPNTQDLEDKNRTSLSHGSRRSVGSDRASFDRSSDSLMMTPNSHYRSSSRSDPTLSMDSFVSATSSQRNSDVSWSLSCQTNNTSVEAFDSFVSSDSPGSSGSSQTPKGLEVEMKRLKHELMQTMEMYNTACREAIVAQKRARELQQLKSAEERKLEQAKLAEEAALALAEVEKQKSKAATEAAEMAQRLADMEVQRRMNAELRARQESEERMKAMDALAHGIFKYRIYTIEEIEAATDDFRNSLKIGEGGYGPVFKGVLDHTVVAIKVLRPDMPQGQKQFQQEVEVLSCIRHPNMVLLLGACPEYGCLVYEYMDNGSLEDRIFRKGNTPPIPWQIRFKIAAEISTALLFLHQTKPEPLVHRDLKPANILLTQNYLSKISDVGLARLVPPSVADSVTQYHMTAAAAKPPMGLSHHVEDAIEKGRFAEILDPTVEDWPVQEALSLAKLALKCCELRKRDRPDLGKVILPELNRLRDIGLVHLSSNRDTIFYGPSSHYSVPEVVPTVSEDEYSDPSIETNIQHRSI; encoded by the exons ATGCCATCAATGGCTCTATCTCGAACATCGTCATCATTGGATGGTAGCACTAGCACCACAGTGATTGCCATTGATAGAGACAAGAATAGCCAATATGCTGTGAAATGGGCAGTTGATAACGTTTTGAGCAAAAGTTCCCATTGCATTCTCATTCACGTTCGGAATCAGAGCTTCCTTCCTC TTGATTTTGAAGAGATCCCTAAGGAAGGTCGGCCGCCAACTGAAGCTGAGTTGCAACAGTTGTTCCTTCCCTACCGTGGATTCTGTGCTAGAAAAGGG ATTGAAGCAAAAGAGGTGATCCTTCATGATATCGAGGTTTCAAGCGCACTTATTGATTATATTTCTAACAACTCCATCAGCAATATTGTTGTTGGTGCTTCCAACCGGAATGCTCTTacaag GAAATTTAGAAATGCAGATGTGCCATCTACCTTACTTAAATCTGCACCAGGATTCTGTGCAGTATATGTCATATCAAAAGGAAAAGTTCAGACTGCCCGTCAAGCAGGTCAACCTCAAACACCTACTGGTACAGCTAATTTTAATGCAGCTAATTCCGGGCAACATTCACAAAGGGGACTTCATGTACCTAATGTTCCTCCTAATACCCAAGACCTTGAAGACAAAAACAG AACTTCTTTAAGTCATGGGAGTCGGAGAAGTGTAGGCTCTGACAGAGCATCTTTCGATAGAAGCAGCGATTCCTTGATGATGACACCAAACAGCCACTACAGGTCTAGCAGCAGGTCTGATCCAACACTATCAATGGACAGTTTTGTATCAGCGACTTCATCTCAGAGAAATAGTGACGTTTCGTGGTCATTAAGCTGCCAAACAAACAACACATCTGTTGAAGCTTTTGATTCCTTTGTTAGCTCAGATAGTCCTGGGAGCTCAGGATCCTCACAAACCCCA AAAGGTCTGGAAGTCGAGATGAAGAGATTAAAGCATGAACTGATGCAAACCATGGAAATGTATAACACAGCTTGCAGAGAAGCCATTGTAGCCCAGAAAAGG GCAAGAGAACTTCAGCAATTAAAGTCAGCAGAAGAACGTAAATTAGAGCAAGCCAAGCTTGCTGAAGAGGCTGCATTGGCTTTGGCAGAAGTGGAGAAGCAAAAGTCAAAAGCCGCCACAGAAGCTGCCGAAATGGCACAAAGGTTAGCAGATATGGAGGTACAGAGGAGAATGAATGCAGAACTGAGGGCCAGGCAGGAGTCAGAAGAGAGGATGAAAGCAATGGATGCACTGGCACATGgcatttttaaatatagaatatataCCATCGAAGAAATTGAAGCTGCAACTGATGATTTCAGAAATTCACTGAAGATTGGTGAAGGTGGATATGGACCTGTTTTTAAAGGTGTGCTTGATCACACTGTTGTTGCCATTAAGGTCTTGAGGCCAGACATGCCACAGGGGCAGAAGCAATTCCAACAAGAG GTTGAAGTTCTAAGTTGCATCAGACATCCAAACATGGTTCTCCTTCTAGGTGCCTGCCCAGAGTATGGTTGCCTTGTGTATGAGTACATGGACAATGGCAGCTTAGAAGACCGGATCTTCAGGAAAGGCAACACTCCCCCAATACCATGGCAAATTCGTTTCAAAATAGCTGCTGAAATTTCCActgcccttctttttcttcaccaaACAAAGCCGGAGCCCCTGGTGCATCGTGACCTCAAGCCAGCAAATATTCTCTTAACCCAAAATTACCTGAGCAAGATAAGTGATGTAGGTTTAGCCCGGTTAGTTCCACCATCTGTTGCTGATAGTGTAACTCAATATCACATGACTGCAGCAGCTG CTAAACCTCCAATGGGGTTATCCCATCATGTTGAGGACGCCATTGAGAAAGGAAGATTTGCAGAGATACTTGATCCCACAGTGGAAGATTGGCCTGTCCAAGAGGCTCTATCACTTGCTAAACTTGCTCTAAAGTGCTGTGAGCTGAGGAAGAGAGATAGGCCGGACCTTGGTAAAGTTATTTTGCCAGAGCTAAACCGCTTAAGAGATATTGGTTTGGTTCATCTGTCCAGTAACAGAGATACCATTTTCTATGGACCAAGCTCTCATTATTCAGTCCCAGAAGTTGTACCAACTGTGAGTGAG GATGAATATAGCGATCCTAGCATTGAAACTAACATCCAACATAGATCAATATGA